One segment of Pseudophryne corroboree isolate aPseCor3 chromosome 2 unlocalized genomic scaffold, aPseCor3.hap2 SUPER_2_unloc_5, whole genome shotgun sequence DNA contains the following:
- the LOC134983066 gene encoding alpha-crystallin A chain, which yields MDEQCASLVCVWHHVSSMDITIQHPWFKRALGAFYPNRLLDQIFGEGMFDYDLYPLFSSTISPYYRQSLFRGYVDSGVSEVRSDRERFVINLDVKHFSPEDLSVKVLDDFVEIDGKHNERQDDHGYISREFHRRYRLPSNLDQSSVSCSLSADGILTFSGPKLLSSLDSSHSERPIPVTRDEKPTSAPSS from the exons ATGGATGAGCAGTGTGCCTCATTGGTCTGTGTCTGGCATCACGTCTCATCCATGGACATCACCATACAGCACCCCTGGTTCAAGCGTGCTTTGGGGGCCTTCTACCCCAATCGTCTCTTGGATCAGATCTTCGGAGAAGGGATGTTTGATTATGACCTGTATCCTTTATTCTCCTCCACCATCAGCCCCTACTATAGACAAAGCCTTTTTCGGGGCTACGTGGATTCTGGTGTCTCTGAG GTACGATCAGACCGTGAGCGTTTTGTCATCAACCTGGACGTGAAGCATTTTTCACCTGAGGACCTAAGTGTGAAAGTTTTGGATGACTTTGTGGAGATTGATGGAAAACACAACGAGAGACAG gatgaTCATGGATACATTTCCCGAGAATTTCATCGCCGTTATCGCCTCCCATCAAATCTGGACCAGTCCTCAGTCAGCTGCTCTCTCTCTGCCGATGGGATTTTGACCTTCTCAGGCCCCAAACTGCTGTCCAGTCTGGACTCAAGCCACAGTGAGAGACCCATCCCTGTAACCCGAGATGAGAAGCCTACTTCTGCTCCCTCCTCCTAA